From one Anaeromyxobacter diazotrophicus genomic stretch:
- a CDS encoding HDOD domain-containing protein, which yields MSPAEPRPDVVATPTSFDLDAAIVDLVSRGAVKVPPYPAVALKVEELVRKEDFGLDELTKLVASDQALAADALRCANSAFYNRGNAVASLNGAITRIGAKEVVRLALASGLGAHARKPGPLSALKRRVWLEALASAALAQELARARRLGAEEAFVCALLHDFGKMIAVACVEELLAAHDEVQRKPLEEWLAVVDRYHVELGLVLAAQWELPQLVSDVVSLHHQEDLAGAADPRMVELVQATDEVVHLLADRASVGADELGALSALTAPECEVVTRVLEKLPAFIASFETGSGTDAGPSAIEPEPADHFLSGPTPVSFPVTVTVNREVREYQAMGIATSNLMVTGKGALPENVLMELKVGSTPPFTCWATAKLSWPEGEGHTVLLQPFALNGPTQAIWKELLRSTTT from the coding sequence ATGTCGCCCGCCGAGCCGCGCCCGGATGTCGTCGCCACCCCCACCTCCTTCGACCTCGACGCCGCCATCGTCGACCTGGTCTCGCGCGGCGCCGTCAAGGTGCCGCCCTACCCGGCGGTGGCGCTGAAGGTCGAGGAGCTCGTCCGCAAGGAGGACTTCGGGCTCGACGAGCTCACGAAGCTGGTCGCGTCCGACCAGGCGCTGGCGGCCGACGCGCTCCGCTGCGCGAACTCCGCCTTCTACAACCGCGGCAACGCGGTGGCGTCCCTCAACGGCGCCATCACGCGCATCGGCGCCAAGGAGGTGGTCCGCCTCGCGCTCGCCTCCGGCCTCGGCGCCCACGCGCGGAAGCCCGGCCCGCTCTCGGCGCTCAAGCGGCGCGTGTGGCTCGAGGCGCTCGCCTCGGCGGCGCTGGCGCAGGAGCTGGCGCGCGCGCGCCGGCTGGGCGCGGAGGAGGCGTTCGTGTGCGCCCTCCTGCACGACTTCGGGAAGATGATCGCCGTCGCCTGCGTGGAGGAGCTCCTCGCCGCGCACGACGAGGTGCAGCGCAAGCCGCTCGAGGAGTGGCTGGCGGTCGTGGACCGCTATCACGTCGAGCTCGGGCTCGTCCTCGCCGCGCAGTGGGAGCTGCCGCAGCTCGTCTCGGACGTCGTGTCGCTGCACCACCAGGAGGACCTGGCGGGCGCCGCCGACCCGCGCATGGTGGAGCTGGTGCAGGCCACCGACGAGGTGGTGCACCTCCTCGCCGACCGCGCCAGCGTCGGCGCCGACGAGCTGGGCGCCCTCTCGGCGCTCACCGCGCCGGAGTGCGAGGTGGTCACGCGCGTGCTGGAGAAGCTCCCCGCCTTCATCGCCTCCTTCGAGACGGGGAGCGGTACGGACGCGGGCCCCAGCGCCATCGAGCCCGAGCCGGCCGACCACTTCCTGAGCGGCCCCACCCCGGTGAGCTTCCCGGTCACGGTCACGGTGAACCGCGAGGTGCGCGAGTACCAGGCGATGGGCATCGCCACCAGCAACCTCATGGTCACCGGGAAGGGCGCCCTCCCGGAGAACGTGCTCATGGAGCTGAAGGTCGGGTCGACGCCCCCGTTCACCTGCTGGGCCACCGCCAAGCTCTCCTGGCCCGAGGGCGAGGGCCACACCGTGCTCCTGCAGCCGTTCGCGCTCAACGGCCCCACGCAGGCGATCTGGAAGGAGCTCCTCCGCTCCACCACGACCTGA
- the argC gene encoding N-acetyl-gamma-glutamyl-phosphate reductase, which yields MHELSTAVVGASGYAGLELTRYLARHPRLRPVALYSDRWSGETAGARLPLGGAAAALRYLPLGEAAQAEAEVAFLATPAEVSLALAPQLLARGLRVVDLSGAFRLADPGLYPGWYGFTHAAPELLAEARYGLPELGRAALPGARLVANPGCYATAIALALAPLLRSGLVLAEGVAVAAMSGVTGAGRKASEDYSFCEVDEDLRAYRLGRHQHVPEIEQTVARFAGRCGPISFTPHLVPIRRGILASCTLRLAPGAEPAALARAYDVYAGEPFLRVLPADKVAVKDVARTNRVHLGVAVDARAGVAVAVSAIDNLVKGAAGQAVQALNAVMGWDEALGLDLLGG from the coding sequence ATGCATGAACTCTCGACCGCGGTGGTGGGCGCCTCCGGCTACGCCGGCCTCGAGCTGACCCGCTACCTGGCGCGCCACCCGCGGCTCCGGCCGGTGGCGCTGTACTCCGACCGCTGGTCCGGCGAGACCGCCGGCGCCCGCCTGCCGCTCGGCGGGGCGGCGGCGGCGCTCCGCTACCTCCCGCTCGGCGAGGCGGCCCAGGCCGAGGCCGAGGTCGCCTTCCTGGCCACGCCGGCCGAGGTCTCGCTGGCGCTCGCGCCCCAGCTGCTGGCCCGCGGGCTGCGCGTGGTGGACCTCTCCGGCGCCTTCCGGCTCGCGGACCCCGGGCTCTACCCCGGCTGGTACGGCTTCACCCACGCGGCGCCGGAGCTGCTGGCCGAGGCGCGCTACGGGCTCCCCGAGCTCGGCCGCGCGGCGCTCCCGGGCGCGCGCCTGGTCGCGAACCCCGGCTGCTACGCCACCGCCATCGCGCTCGCGCTGGCGCCGCTCCTGCGCTCCGGCCTCGTCCTGGCGGAGGGCGTCGCGGTCGCCGCCATGAGCGGCGTCACCGGCGCCGGCCGCAAGGCGAGCGAGGACTACAGCTTCTGCGAGGTGGACGAGGACCTGCGCGCCTACCGCCTCGGGCGCCACCAGCACGTGCCCGAGATCGAGCAGACGGTGGCCCGCTTCGCCGGCCGCTGCGGGCCCATCTCCTTCACGCCCCACCTCGTGCCGATCCGGCGCGGCATCCTCGCGAGCTGCACGCTCCGGCTCGCGCCCGGCGCCGAGCCGGCCGCGCTCGCCCGCGCCTACGACGTCTACGCCGGCGAGCCGTTCCTGCGCGTGCTGCCCGCCGACAAGGTGGCGGTGAAGGACGTGGCGCGGACGAACCGGGTGCACCTCGGGGTGGCGGTGGACGCCCGGGCCGGGGTGGCGGTGGCGGTCTCCGCCATCGACAACCTGGTGAAGGGCGCCGCCGGGCAGGCCGTGCAGGCGCTCAACGCGGTCATGGGCTGGGACGAGGCGCTCGGCCTCGACCTCCTGGGAGGCTAG
- a CDS encoding protein-disulfide reductase DsbD family protein, which produces MRTSTRLLLAALAAAAVLALPSLSASGATGAATDLGLGHQLAQGSLLAFAIAFAGGVLTSLTPCVYPLIPITVSIFGARRSGSRAQAMGLSGLYVLGIAVTYSALGATAALTGKAFGSAMQSPWVLALVAAVFVAMAASMFGAFELQLPASLQARLSSVGGAGRAGAFAMGLVAGLIAAPCTGPVLAAALAFVATQGSVAYGVGIMFAYALGIGLLFFLIGAFSLALPKSGPWMETVKSVFGVVLLAMALAYLRDLFPALRGLASPAPAALAVAAGAAAAGVLLGGLSAAGPGAGARLAKVAGVALVVASAFYAGGVADARARASAAGEGIAWLVNQEEAGLARARAEGKPVLIDFWGDWCAACKELDRTAWSDPRVREEAARFVTIKIDNSADRLADPKVSAAVDRVFEKYGILGQPTVLFIDARGQELPAPARVTAVIGADDMLKRMKAVDRACAQPAVACLARW; this is translated from the coding sequence ATGCGCACCTCGACCCGACTCCTCCTGGCCGCCCTCGCCGCCGCCGCCGTGCTGGCGCTCCCCAGCCTGTCCGCCTCGGGCGCCACCGGCGCGGCCACCGACCTGGGGCTCGGCCACCAGCTCGCCCAGGGCTCCCTCCTCGCCTTCGCGATCGCCTTCGCCGGCGGGGTGCTGACCAGCCTCACGCCCTGCGTCTACCCGCTCATCCCCATCACCGTCTCCATCTTCGGCGCGCGCCGCTCCGGCTCGCGGGCGCAGGCCATGGGGCTGTCCGGCCTCTACGTGCTCGGCATCGCGGTCACCTACTCGGCGCTCGGCGCCACCGCGGCGCTCACCGGCAAGGCGTTCGGGTCCGCCATGCAGAGCCCGTGGGTGCTCGCGCTGGTGGCGGCGGTCTTCGTCGCGATGGCGGCCTCCATGTTCGGCGCCTTCGAGCTGCAGCTGCCCGCCTCCCTCCAGGCGCGGCTCTCCTCGGTGGGCGGCGCGGGCCGCGCCGGCGCCTTCGCCATGGGCCTCGTGGCCGGCCTCATCGCCGCCCCCTGCACCGGGCCGGTGCTGGCGGCGGCGCTCGCGTTCGTCGCGACGCAGGGGTCGGTCGCGTACGGCGTCGGCATCATGTTCGCGTACGCGCTCGGCATCGGGCTCCTCTTCTTCCTCATCGGGGCCTTCTCGCTCGCGCTGCCGAAGAGCGGCCCGTGGATGGAGACGGTGAAGAGCGTCTTCGGCGTGGTGCTGCTCGCCATGGCGCTCGCCTACCTCCGGGACCTCTTCCCGGCGCTGCGCGGCCTCGCCTCGCCCGCCCCGGCGGCGCTGGCGGTGGCGGCGGGCGCGGCGGCGGCCGGGGTGCTGCTCGGCGGGCTCTCCGCGGCCGGCCCCGGCGCCGGCGCGCGCCTCGCCAAGGTGGCCGGGGTGGCGCTGGTGGTGGCGAGCGCGTTCTACGCCGGCGGCGTGGCCGACGCGCGCGCCCGGGCCTCGGCGGCCGGCGAGGGCATCGCCTGGCTCGTGAACCAGGAGGAGGCGGGGCTGGCGCGCGCCCGCGCCGAGGGCAAGCCGGTCCTCATCGACTTCTGGGGCGACTGGTGCGCGGCCTGCAAGGAGCTCGACCGCACCGCCTGGAGCGACCCGCGCGTCCGCGAGGAGGCGGCGCGGTTCGTGACCATCAAGATCGACAACTCCGCCGACCGGCTCGCCGACCCGAAGGTGAGCGCCGCCGTGGATCGCGTCTTCGAGAAGTACGGCATCCTCGGCCAGCCGACGGTGCTCTTCATCGACGCCCGCGGCCAGGAGCTGCCCGCCCCGGCGCGCGTCACCGCGGTGATCGGCGCGGACGACATGCTGAAGCGGATGAAGGCGGTGGACCGCGCCTGCGCGCAGCCCGCCGTGGCGTGCCTCGCGCGCTGGTGA